A window of Salvia splendens isolate huo1 chromosome 8, SspV2, whole genome shotgun sequence genomic DNA:
CCTTCAGACAAGGTCTCCATTGATCTGGCAGAGTCGGAGAGATGGCCGTACAGGTCCACCACTCTTCTAATGTTGTTGTTGAGCTCCCGGATCAGTCCCACATTGCGCGACAACTTGTCCGGGATCTTAGACTCGTGGTTCTGGTTTATCTCATCTATCAAAAGCCTGTTCTGGTCCAAAATGTTCTGGACCAGCACAAAATTTGTCTGAAATCTTTGTTGAAACTTAGGTTCAATCTGTCCACTAGTTGCAATGCTCGAAAATATGTCGTCTTCCATCACTCAATTCAACTGCAACATAAGCTAATAAACAGTATATAGATCaaaatcaagatcaagatcacttttttattccttcattttattttgtttaagaaaattaatactatagcACAAGAATTTTACAAACCCGAGTTTCTACTTCTTCACATCATATTGAAAATTGAACTAAATTTAGGACTAAGTTGAACACTCCAAATagatttttcttttaaaatggGGGAAAAAGTTGACTTCTTTATTCCATTGATGTACTTTTGAAGAAAGTGAATGTCACAATAATCCATTGAATCATTGTACAGTTTACATGTAGTACAACACAAAAGGTATAAACCTGTCATAACTCTTTTACTTCTTCAATTCAGATGGCAAgtgaattaaattttaaaaaaaaacacacaatttcAGAAATCAAAAGAGGAACATAGAGAAAAGTGAAATTAGAAATCCCACATGCACTAAAAAAAGAATTTAGAAAAGTTCACCTTTTAATTGAACAATGAACACCGTAGCTTCTCTGTTTATCTTGAGACTTCAAAAGTAACACTAGAAATAATTAGAGGATTGAGAGCAGAGGCACTGAAATCATGAAGagagagatttttttttatctgtgTATAAGCtgtagatatatatatatatatatatatatatagagagagagagagagagagagagagagagttttgaGAGATGATGGAAGGGTAGTTTCTCTCTCCGCTTACTTCATCTGCGGGATTCGCCTTTCATTCATTGCTGGCCTTTTTCAATGATTATGGAAAACTATTCTCAATCTCTAGCTCACATGTTAGATTCCCCTTGCTTTTAATATTTAATGCTGCaattctttttccattttttaataagtaattcaaaatcaaataaattaaatacaccAATAGTTTcggaaaatatttaaatgtgcTTGTTCACTGATCAAATCACAGTATGTTAGTAGTATCCAATTGATGCGATTACAAATTAGATATAGTAGAAGTTTTTAAGATTCATTTTTCtgaaaactttttttaaaaattgaatgtATGATTTAAATgtctaaattcaaaattaattagtttaaaaGCTTTCAATACATTTTGAGTTACAATACACTATTTTCATCTCTTACTCGAAGACTATGGGTAACTGCTTGTAAATGCACTTTCTGAGCTCGTACCAGCATGCTCTATCGGTTTGTTGGCCATTAAGTATGTTGAGTTCGTACGCTAGACCATGTAAAAGCACATTAGTcatcatttaaaatttgatattgttatcttaccgttattacggtatactgCACTTTAACGATATACCGTAATACCAAAAAAACCTTTATACTCAAAATATGGTTTTGGAggactttttctttttagtatataaacatattaaataatatttcaatacaTACATGTTTTCAGTATACCGCGATATAGGAAAAATGTTACCGTTACCGTACCAGTGTACCGGAAACcattatttttggtatttttacgTTTCAGTGAGTGTGGTTTTTGGAATCCATT
This region includes:
- the LOC121742983 gene encoding protein ELF4-LIKE 4-like, whose product is MEDDIFSSIATSGQIEPKFQQRFQTNFVLVQNILDQNRLLIDEINQNHESKIPDKLSRNVGLIRELNNNIRRVVDLYGHLSDSARSMETLSEGESAGTTKSDGRGGLKRVRSGN